A region from the Natronomonas salsuginis genome encodes:
- a CDS encoding DUF6517 family protein produces MFNPIEFRRRDVLSGLSVLGAMSLAGCSDVTKQQFESTPLELPPSDQEGLLLGETARDSASVSRTGLNGDFEITVTSHFASYSREKGVAENGAVRTAVGQYVKNLNGGQLRDGATLTSGSDLDSGDQTVSVFGSDVEIDPAAIALLAPAGLRSEASGSPISVFSGGALERETVRLEELGGVTAFEVPGRNFYPGSMWLTDEELYPGSMWYPGSMWYPGSQWYPGSMWIAETGWYPGRTWVPRSQTEGSVTASGSSDEQERVAAPTLVFLRESQSFADVFGVDLAAVGGRPVEPGETFDVQTLTVASVGDALFSWEFPDGYGVLFRNGRPAALGGAVFDLGVLSTPSASIGGAEANPIVSMDSKTLLTDDTARTLLGNAGVSDVDDVRWIDGPKRLSREGYLALDAEIADNAPESLRPTEPSIIDEPTAIETYAGVISGRNGPWAVGVHIVRATPDDHVMAVGTQRAPLESVGGNTDGEEVEPPIPFPIISWKNWYLDARAMMQVVVPRITARRD; encoded by the coding sequence GTGTTCAACCCGATCGAATTCCGTAGACGTGACGTCCTCTCCGGCCTTTCGGTCCTCGGAGCGATGTCGCTTGCCGGCTGCTCAGACGTGACGAAACAGCAATTCGAATCGACCCCACTCGAGTTGCCGCCCTCCGATCAAGAAGGGCTGCTACTGGGTGAAACAGCCCGTGATTCCGCGAGCGTCTCTCGAACTGGGCTGAACGGGGACTTCGAAATCACCGTCACCAGTCACTTCGCCTCTTACAGCAGAGAAAAAGGAGTCGCTGAGAACGGTGCGGTACGAACGGCGGTCGGGCAGTACGTGAAGAATCTGAACGGCGGACAACTCAGGGACGGTGCGACGCTCACATCCGGGAGCGACCTCGATTCGGGCGACCAGACCGTCTCAGTCTTCGGGTCGGACGTCGAGATCGATCCTGCCGCGATCGCGCTCCTCGCGCCCGCTGGATTGCGTTCCGAGGCGAGTGGGAGCCCGATTTCGGTGTTCAGCGGGGGCGCTCTCGAGCGAGAGACCGTACGGCTCGAGGAACTGGGTGGTGTGACCGCGTTCGAAGTCCCGGGACGAAACTTCTATCCGGGGAGCATGTGGCTCACGGACGAAGAACTGTATCCGGGTAGCATGTGGTATCCGGGTAGCATGTGGTATCCGGGGAGCCAGTGGTATCCGGGAAGTATGTGGATCGCGGAGACTGGCTGGTATCCCGGGCGGACGTGGGTCCCCCGCTCACAGACTGAGGGCTCTGTGACCGCATCCGGGTCGTCCGACGAGCAAGAGCGGGTTGCGGCTCCGACGCTCGTGTTCCTTCGGGAAAGTCAGTCGTTCGCCGACGTCTTCGGCGTGGATCTCGCTGCCGTCGGGGGACGTCCCGTCGAGCCTGGAGAAACGTTCGACGTGCAAACTCTGACCGTCGCGAGCGTCGGGGACGCACTGTTCAGTTGGGAATTTCCTGACGGGTACGGAGTGCTGTTCAGGAACGGTCGCCCGGCCGCGCTTGGGGGTGCCGTATTCGATCTTGGCGTACTCTCCACGCCGTCGGCGTCAATCGGGGGCGCCGAAGCAAACCCGATCGTTTCGATGGATTCGAAAACGTTGCTAACGGACGACACCGCGCGAACGCTCCTCGGAAATGCTGGCGTTTCCGATGTGGACGACGTTCGATGGATCGACGGTCCGAAACGGCTCTCGCGGGAGGGTTATCTCGCTCTTGACGCGGAGATTGCGGACAACGCGCCTGAATCGTTGCGGCCAACGGAGCCGTCGATCATCGACGAACCGACGGCCATCGAGACGTACGCGGGCGTGATCAGCGGCCGGAATGGACCCTGGGCTGTCGGCGTACACATCGTACGCGCGACACCGGACGATCACGTGATGGCTGTCGGTACGCAACGAGCACCGCTCGAATCCGTCGGTGGGAATACTGACGGGGAGGAAGTAGAACCGCCGATACCGTTCCCGATCATCAGTTGGAAAAATTGGTATCTCGATGCCCGAGCAATGATGCAGGTCGTCGTTCCACGGATTACCGCCCGACGTGATTGA
- a CDS encoding cobalamin B12-binding domain-containing protein has product MSTEHEQRTVRCLVAKVGLDGHDRGAHVIARAFRDAGFEVIYSGLHKSPDDIVQAAVQEDVDVLGISILSGAHDTLVPRVLDGLHEYDALDDTLVLVGGIIPDDDREELYEAGVSEIFGPGASMEETIEFVRENAPKR; this is encoded by the coding sequence ATGAGCACGGAGCACGAGCAGCGAACCGTTCGATGTCTGGTGGCGAAAGTCGGCCTCGACGGCCACGACCGGGGGGCCCACGTCATCGCGCGGGCGTTCCGCGATGCGGGATTCGAGGTCATCTACTCGGGGCTACACAAATCGCCGGACGACATCGTACAGGCGGCCGTCCAGGAGGACGTCGACGTCCTCGGCATCTCGATCCTCTCGGGGGCGCACGACACGCTCGTCCCGCGGGTTCTCGACGGACTTCACGAGTACGACGCCCTCGACGACACGCTCGTCCTCGTCGGCGGGATCATCCCCGACGACGACCGCGAGGAACTCTACGAGGCCGGCGTGAGCGAAATCTTCGGCCCCGGCGCTTCGATGGAGGAGACGATCGAGTTCGTCCGCGAGAACGCACCCAAGCGATAG
- the meaB gene encoding methylmalonyl Co-A mutase-associated GTPase MeaB has protein sequence MSEDTLIDELLGGKHRALARVITKIENRSPGYRELVSQLHEHTGNAEVIGITGSPGAGKSTLVDKMAAAYRERGETVGVIAIDPSSPFTGGAVLGDRIRMASNVGDMDVFFRSMSARGSLGGLSTATTDAVKALDAFGKDKVIVETVGAGQNEIEIVKTADTVAVLVPPGSGDDIQMLKAGILEIADIFVVNKADMDGADRTVMELREMVGMRDASPMAGHHGADVFDHGPEEGEEDDEGWKPAIVETIAKTGEGIEGFLDTVDEHVAWLVESGELEAQTRQRYEAEIKTLLREDTASLLEDELSTRGGLDAYVDRVVARETDPYAIADELMGPLEDCVAEERERRD, from the coding sequence ATGTCCGAGGACACGCTCATCGACGAACTGTTGGGCGGTAAACACCGAGCGCTCGCCCGCGTGATCACGAAGATCGAGAACCGCTCGCCCGGCTATCGTGAGCTCGTTTCACAGTTACACGAGCACACGGGCAACGCCGAAGTCATCGGCATCACGGGCTCGCCGGGAGCCGGCAAATCGACGCTCGTCGACAAGATGGCGGCCGCCTACCGCGAGCGCGGCGAGACGGTCGGCGTCATCGCAATCGATCCCTCCTCACCCTTCACCGGCGGGGCCGTCCTGGGCGATCGGATCCGGATGGCGTCGAACGTCGGCGACATGGACGTCTTCTTCCGATCGATGTCCGCGCGGGGCTCGCTCGGCGGGCTTTCGACCGCGACAACGGACGCGGTGAAGGCGCTCGACGCGTTCGGCAAGGACAAGGTCATCGTCGAAACCGTCGGCGCCGGCCAAAACGAGATCGAAATCGTCAAGACCGCGGACACCGTCGCGGTGTTGGTGCCGCCGGGATCGGGTGACGACATCCAGATGCTCAAAGCGGGGATCCTCGAGATCGCCGACATCTTCGTCGTCAACAAAGCCGACATGGACGGCGCGGACCGGACGGTGATGGAACTGCGCGAGATGGTCGGGATGCGCGACGCGTCGCCGATGGCCGGCCACCACGGTGCGGACGTCTTCGACCACGGACCCGAGGAGGGCGAGGAGGACGACGAGGGATGGAAGCCGGCGATCGTCGAAACGATCGCGAAAACCGGGGAGGGGATCGAGGGGTTCCTCGACACCGTCGATGAGCACGTCGCGTGGCTCGTCGAGAGCGGCGAGTTGGAAGCGCAGACCAGACAGCGCTACGAGGCCGAGATCAAGACGCTCCTCAGGGAGGACACGGCGTCGCTTCTCGAGGATGAGCTGTCGACCCGCGGCGGCCTCGACGCGTACGTCGACCGGGTGGTGGCGCGAGAGACGGACCCCTACGCCATCGCCGACGAGCTCATGGGTCCGTTGGAGGACTGTGTAGCGGAAGAACGCGAGCGTCGGGACTAG
- a CDS encoding response regulator yields MAGPTRVLLVDDDPSLADLMADQLGELREEFVIRVETDPNDALDAVETGRIDCIVSDHHMPQMTGLELLRYVREMDPDVPFILFTARGSEEIASDAVSEGVTDYFRKRRGSDQWHVLANRIENLAARYRAEEAVQRREFALRQLTRTVIDSVSTPIESLCELGCETLEVEYGALVSEDTDSEDPVEILVETVERDLPFDTAHGVPLSDNIGDLTVEGNGIVAVTGGVDTSDAGGFSSYIGAPVYVGGRRYGTLCFCDRGDRTEFTGWERAFVELLGDWLGHELTSEWARDQSETVATARTRLRSAVAMLDDGDDIREELVAIAELLDREPPSTTPVSIELS; encoded by the coding sequence ATGGCCGGTCCCACGCGCGTGCTACTCGTCGACGACGACCCCTCCCTCGCCGATCTCATGGCGGACCAACTCGGCGAGCTTCGCGAGGAGTTCGTCATCCGGGTCGAGACCGACCCGAACGACGCACTCGACGCAGTCGAGACCGGACGGATCGACTGCATCGTGAGCGACCATCACATGCCACAGATGACCGGCCTGGAACTGCTCCGATACGTCCGAGAGATGGACCCAGACGTCCCGTTCATCCTGTTCACCGCCCGGGGGAGCGAAGAGATCGCGAGCGACGCGGTTTCGGAGGGCGTGACCGACTACTTCCGAAAGCGGCGGGGATCCGATCAGTGGCACGTCCTCGCGAACCGGATTGAGAACCTCGCCGCGAGGTACCGCGCCGAAGAGGCGGTACAGCGGCGCGAATTTGCGCTCAGACAGCTGACTCGGACGGTCATCGACAGCGTCTCGACGCCGATCGAATCGCTCTGTGAGCTCGGTTGTGAGACGCTCGAGGTCGAGTACGGCGCGCTGGTTTCGGAGGACACCGATTCGGAGGACCCCGTCGAGATACTCGTCGAAACCGTCGAGAGAGACTTGCCGTTCGATACCGCCCATGGGGTGCCGCTCTCCGACAATATCGGCGATCTGACCGTCGAGGGGAACGGCATCGTCGCCGTCACCGGGGGTGTCGACACCAGCGATGCCGGCGGATTCTCCTCGTACATTGGGGCTCCGGTGTACGTCGGCGGGCGTCGATACGGAACGCTCTGTTTCTGTGACCGCGGCGATCGGACCGAGTTCACGGGCTGGGAACGCGCGTTCGTCGAACTGCTCGGCGACTGGCTCGGTCACGAACTGACGAGCGAATGGGCTCGCGACCAGAGCGAAACCGTCGCCACGGCGCGGACCCGCCTCCGGTCCGCCGTAGCGATGCTCGATGACGGCGACGATATCCGCGAGGAACTCGTCGCGATCGCGGAACTACTCGATCGCGAACCGCCGTCGACCACGCCGGTTTCGATCGAACTCTCCTGA
- a CDS encoding molybdopterin-dependent oxidoreductase — MRDVTGLYEEFGDERLPPGQRETSHFPVLSKGETPSVPADSTLDVWGAVDDELSLSLDELKQLESERQRQDFHCVTGWSRFDCVFDGVPFPTLAERAGVHDDAVHVLFHAHDGYATDLPLSDCLREEVLVAWELDGESLPGDHGGPLRVVTPHKYAYKGAKWLSGVEFLIDAERGYWEKRGYSTTANPWNEERYV, encoded by the coding sequence ATGAGAGATGTCACGGGGCTGTACGAGGAGTTCGGCGACGAGCGACTACCGCCCGGACAGCGAGAAACATCGCATTTTCCGGTTCTCTCGAAGGGAGAGACACCGTCCGTTCCGGCCGATTCGACGCTCGACGTGTGGGGTGCAGTCGACGACGAACTCTCCCTGTCGCTCGACGAGCTCAAACAGCTCGAAAGCGAGCGCCAGCGCCAGGACTTTCACTGCGTAACCGGGTGGTCGCGCTTCGATTGTGTCTTCGACGGCGTCCCGTTTCCCACTCTCGCCGAGCGCGCTGGCGTTCACGACGACGCCGTCCACGTGCTGTTTCACGCACACGACGGCTACGCGACGGATCTGCCGCTGTCCGATTGCCTCCGAGAGGAAGTCCTCGTGGCGTGGGAACTCGACGGCGAATCGCTCCCAGGGGACCACGGCGGACCGCTTCGCGTCGTCACGCCGCACAAGTACGCGTACAAGGGTGCCAAGTGGCTCTCCGGTGTCGAGTTCCTGATCGACGCCGAGCGCGGCTACTGGGAGAAACGCGGTTACTCGACGACGGCGAATCCCTGGAACGAGGAGCGATACGTCTAG
- a CDS encoding DUF7120 family protein has translation MPKVKLIVPEHLEMQIAQLVEDGEFVNREEAIEELLSTGLRAYKTSGPIDDDEPGFEEDGMMGHDDEYVF, from the coding sequence ATGCCGAAGGTCAAACTCATCGTTCCGGAGCATCTCGAGATGCAGATCGCACAACTCGTCGAAGACGGCGAGTTCGTCAATCGCGAGGAAGCGATCGAGGAACTGCTATCGACGGGACTCCGAGCGTACAAGACGAGCGGCCCGATCGACGACGACGAACCGGGGTTCGAGGAGGACGGGATGATGGGACACGACGACGAGTACGTCTTCTAG
- a CDS encoding UPF0058 family protein produces the protein MHKDELLELHAKMVSIMEHFRGMDEIDGSVFDVYDELDVTPDDVHKSKSEHKHAVFVLGNALAEVMADDEFSDAGRIGKRMEELAEDTESKL, from the coding sequence ATGCACAAAGACGAGCTTCTGGAGCTACACGCGAAGATGGTATCGATCATGGAGCACTTCCGCGGCATGGACGAGATCGACGGATCGGTCTTCGACGTCTACGACGAACTCGACGTGACGCCGGACGACGTCCACAAATCGAAGAGCGAGCACAAACACGCGGTGTTCGTCCTCGGAAACGCCCTCGCAGAGGTGATGGCCGACGACGAGTTCTCCGACGCCGGTCGGATCGGAAAGCGGATGGAGGAACTCGCCGAGGACACCGAATCCAAGCTGTAG